The DNA window ACATGGCTCAGAGCGATGGGTGGCCAATCTCCGAAAGTTATAATCAGTGATCAAGATAAACAATTGAAATCAGCAATTGAAGAAGTTATGCCATATTCGCGCCATTGCTTTGCTTTATGGCATATTTTGGAAAGGGTCCCCGAAACCCTTGCCCACGTGCTAAAAAAGCACGAGAATTTCATGAAAAAGTTCAACAAGTGCATTTTCAAGTCATTGACAGATGAAGAGTTTGACATGAGGTGGTGGAAGATGGTCAGTCGATTTGAGCTACAAGAAAATGAATGGATTCATTCAATCTATGTGGACCGTAAAAAGTGGGTTCCTTCATTCATGAGGGATACATTTCTGGCTGGGATGTCCCCACATCAGCGATCGGATAGTGTGAATTCCTATTTTGACAAATACATTCATAAGAAGATCAATTTGAAAGAGTTTGTGAGACAATACGGGGCAATAATTCAGAACCAGTACGAAGATGAAGACATGGCAGACTTCGAAACCTGGCACAAACAGCCGGCACTGAAGTCGCCTTCACCTTGGGAAAAACAGATGTCGGCAATCTATACCCATGCAATATTTCGGAGATTCCAGATAGAGGTCTTGGGCGTTGTAGGATGCCATCCCAAGAAGGAAAAGGAATACGGAGGCAACACCACTTTTAGGGTTGATGATTGCGAGAAAAATGAGAATTTTGTAGTTACATGGAATGAAGCAAAGGTAGAGGTTTCTTGCTCGTGCCTAATGTTTGAATACAAAGGTTTTCTTTGTCGGCATGCAATGATTGTCCTCCAAATATGTGGTCTTTCCAGGATCCCGTCTCAATATATCCTGAAGAGGTGGACGAAAGACGCAAAAAACAAGCAAATGTTGGTTGAAGGAACTGAAAGAATCCGAAATAGGATACAGAGGTATAACGATCTATGCAAGCGTGCTATTGGATTGGGAGAAGAAGGTTCCTTGAGTGAGGAGAATTACAACATTGCTTGCCGCGCTCTAGTTGAAGCTCTGAAAAGCTGCGTAAATATAAACAACGAAAACCCTGCAGAATGCAGTAGTAACACCGGTGGACTTCGTTTTACTGAAGAAGAGGACCTGCTGCTCCCACCTGCCAAAACAATTAGGAAAAATAACACAAGCAAGAAAAGAAAGGTAAATACTTGTTACATCCGTTGAATTTCATTTCGTTTTAAATGCCTCCTTGCATTGCACAAAATCTTGTATGTGGTTTTCTGGAATAACTATTACCAAACCTGACTTTGACTTTTGCTGTTGAAACTTTTTACCCCAGACGCAGCCAGAGCCAGAAGCAGTTGCAATTGATACTCAAGACGGTTTGCAGCGAATGGTGAGCTATAAAGTTTGCAGTGTATCAAAGTGATAAAATTTAGTTGAATTTTCGACATGCCCTGAGAgtaattatatactactatttgatATGATATCATATGTTCTTGTTTTAAATTATAGGAACCTCTAAGCTCCGAGGGAATCCCTTTAAATGGATACTATGGATCTCAACAACATGTGCATGGACTGGTACGCTTTTATGCCATTGCCGTGGAAAGTTTCGTTTCTATGATGGAGTATTGTACTAAATATATGATTTTTGTGGGATGACAGTATTATCTATAAATATGACTCTTTCTTGTAATCCAGTTAAATCTGATGGAGCCACCAAATGACACATTCTACGTAGGTCAACAGACTATGCAGGGACTTGTAGGTTCACTGTCTTGCTCGTTATACATATACGTCCCAGAGTGAGTCAATGTAACATATACGATTTTGTGATTCGATTTTAGGGACAATTGCATTCCCTTGCTTCTAGCCATGATAGTTTCTATGGTGCTCAACAAAGCATGCCTGCAATGGTACTATGCTTTCATTGCCATGTCTTACAACCTCTTAACACGGCTACTTAGAAGAGTAATTATCTTGTGCTGTTTCTTTTCAGGGGCACTTGGATTTTAGACAACCGACATACACTTATGGCATTCAGGTAACTTGCAACACCGATATACTGAAAAACATACTAATCACTTCACGAAATACTTTCACATTTTATAACTCGATTTTTGCAACGTGCATATTCAGGATGAGCAAAGTATTAGACCAGCACAGCTGCCTGGTACGGCTAGACATGCTTGAGAATGTTCTACATTTATGACGAGGTTTCTCCTTTTTGAACTTGCTGTTGCAATTATGTATATACAGTATAATTTAGCAACTCAAAAAATCTCCACAACTAACCTCCTAAGCAACCACAGCTTATGTTTGTTGCAAGTTATTAGGTAAAAAACTGTGAGTTGGAGATTTGTGATCAGTATTTCATCTTACGTTTCTCTTCGGTGTGTTTTCTCTTAGAAAGTTGTTAGAAAATCCTGCTAGATAAACAACATGGAGTAGCTCTTCTGAGAGAGAAGCCATGAGTAGAGCCTTGAATAGTCAGCCTTTTGCAATTTGGTTAATTTAGATATATGATTGGAACACTTGATGAATTAAATTCATAAGGCCGAGGCATTGCCCATCATCATTtcatcaatcaatctcttgtAAGCATAACTAGATTCACCTTCAACCAGTGTTGTGAAAATCGCGCTCGGGGCGATCAAAGCGAGACTGTAATCGCCCCGATGCGGCGGGGTCGTGCGAGATCCGTGGAGTGACGGTGGGGCGCGCCTGGGTCGTCTGGGTCGCCGGCGGATCCATATAGTTAAAttaggtggaaaagaattcttaCAGAACAGCCAGCGGGAGAGGGAAGAGGACGCCGGCGGATCCGGCGACCGGCGTTAGACAGTCGGGATGGGCGTTTTCGCcaagagggagaagagagaTCTAGGATTATTTTTTCCCCAAATTGAAaagaatgaaatgaaaagagagagatagagaccGATGAGGTGAGGAAGTGTAGTGTTGGGCCTTTCTCTTTTATCTGTTTTTGGGTCTCTTAAAATTAAAGGTGTGGACCAAGTTTAATTTTAATGTTGGGCTGATGACTAATTTTAAAAGGAACTTAGGCCTAGAACCTTTAAAGAAAGAATGGACTAAATGGTTTTCAAGGATGGGCCTGCTGTGCCTATATACTCGTGGGCTCTCCTAAGTCGTTCGTATAATTGATGTTAAGTAATGGTTCGCTAATTAATTCTGCGATGACAAATAAACCTCGGATTTATTTTATTGCTTGAATAAATTACACGAAAAATAATACTCTCAAAGTTAATGAAATGATATCTTAATCTTCCACACTAAATTAAATCTATTGAGTGATATTGATGAAAGTAACGAATGGTTACTTGGTAGGATGCAGGATGAGGATAATGATCTTGATGATTTGGtgtttgatgatgatgatcttCGTTGGATGGACGTTGGTAGAGCTTCTGGAGCGTCGGAAGCAGTGTACCATACTAGAGGTAGCACAAGCACAAGAGAACAAGCCTCAAGCTCTATGCGTGCTTATACTCTTGTGGATAATGAAGATGATAGTGAAAATATTAATTTGGTTGTATCCGATGAAGGAGAAGAGGACTTACCTCTGAGTGATGAtgatattatttagttaattattttatgttttgcaactttttttggaactttgatgattttttataataaaattcagttatttagttatgttatgttgtttaaaaatttatatttttcgtctaatcatctttttttaatatggagtaataatgtatgtagatttatttgatgtgataaaacattcaagcaacaaacttataaaagagacacaaatataatcatcattcggctattctggcgccccgattcgtgggtctCTCGCCCCGTTGCCCCGCGACCCGGGGTCCCCCCTCATCGCCCAGGGGCGCCCCGCGACTCTAACAACACTGCCTTCAACACAGTCATTCTAATATCTAACCAACTCCActgtcattttcttttctttttttggaaaaataatcaTGTTTCAACGCCTCATCTATTTTCAGATATCCTACTTTAGTGCAtgtaatactaataaattaaatcacGTCGTTAACAATTTCTATCACGCCATTAGGTTTATGATAACTACGTCTTGATCAGCACTTAGCcacgtttttaatttttttttttgacgcATTTATTTCTGGTGTGCTGTGGAAGTCGAATAATAGCGTAAAATTATtaacaatatttatatatagtgtGAATGCTGGTATGTAATTTTGCAGTATAAATGTTAAATACCTTTAGAAGAGAGACAATTCATGCACGGAcgagaaaattagaaaattcaaattcataCAGATCCATCTATTTTTCTCcatgataattaatttataataatttttattattatattgtatAAGTAGTGTGGTATAAATCATcatctttaattttataaaaaataaatatcgcAACGGTCACTTTTGAGTTACATACTTGAGGCAAGAGTCCAAGATAATTGTTTGCAGTCATTTACTTTGTGCATGGTAATTAATTTTTGCCTCAAATCCAACGGCCTAATCCAAATTCCAATGTCAGTCAATATCTTATTCAATCTTCAACACATGTAAACAGAACACACTGTATTTCAGTTATTGTTTTTTCAACTTTCAAATTGCATCTACAACAAATGGCCAAAATCaaatacttaaatttgaaactagattaaataaaatattcgtAATGCATTGTAATCGAATGCTCACGATAAAACATATCAcagtttaaaataataataatactaccaAAAAATACAACTGAAAGAAAAAATGATCTGAGTAAGATCAAGATTCAAGAATAACATAATAAATTATGAATGATCGAAATCTAAATTCGAATTTTTCTTCATTCTCTTCTTAAAATGATGAGCTGCACCCTTCATCACTTTAGCCAATCCCTacacacaaaaaaatatcaccatccccttaattataaaaatcataGTATTATAACTTAGTAAGCCTACaatttaacaaataaaattgaaactttcatattataaacttttaCTACAATCTATAAGGTACAAACAAACGAGAAGTTGTACCGTGGGACTAGCTGAGGGGTGGCGCCACCGGAGAAAACCTGAAgacctccgcctccgcctcttcatCTTGGTGCATCTGCTTACATTGTTAAGCACAGCATCGGTGAACTTCCTCTTAATTTTCCCAGCAATTTTCTTGGTGTTTTCAAGCATGCCCACTTCTTCATAAGCGAGCTTTCTTGAaacgccgccgctgccgcctgcGCGGGGGAGGAGAGGGGACCAAATGGAGCTCTGGGCGTAGTTGAAGTCGAAGGCGGAGTTGTCGGGGAACTTGTAGAGGAGGTCATTCGACATGGAAAATTCGAGATACTCCACTACCATTAAGAGTGGCGGCGGAGCGCCGTCGCAGGAGATCAGAGGCATCGGAGTTTCGAGGTGAAAAATAGTGATGGGTTTTTTAGTTGTCAAGAAAGAACACAGAAATGTTGTCTTAAATTATATCGGTTGAAGTAGCCGTTAGAGGTTTTGGACTATTGTGGCAGAATATGTACATTACATTCGTATTAAATATTGTCCACACCAAATGTTTTTCTGTGAGAATACTAATAGTtgatcccaaaaatatggcattGTCTCGTGATTTGGATCCACTATTCTTACTAATATTTTTGAATTGATCGTGtatggtgattaatatctatgGTTTGGTGAAATTGTTTCACtagtaattaatttgattttacttAAAGATAGTAAGTAAGAAAAGTTAGACTGAACCCAGAACCAATACGCAGTCCAAAAATCATAGATTCGGCCACCAAACCTAATCAACACTAAGGAATCACGAAGTACTCTCAAATAGTATATACTCCACTTGTTAGGATTCATGTCGTCATCTAATGATATACTACAACGAAAATTATGAACATGAAACAAATCTATATTCACCATtaatattgcaagttgagcgtTTAATCAAACATATAGTTATACGTTTGGGTTACTTGATTCTAGTGTTTGATCAAATCTACACTTGAATGAATATTTTAGTGTTGCTAATTTTATccatttataatgtaattttaaAGATAAATCATTGAATcgaacaaaaaaattaattaattgtttttattatcTTAAACATCAAATATATACACTCATTATATTCACACAAAACTAAATACTATTCCGATTTCTAATAACATTGTTGATACTAATTTTGTTAGCAAAAGAAGGCCTTAACATAAAACTTGACTCCGacaaaaaattactaaaattaCCATACAACTTTTATTTGGATGCTCAAGTACCAATCGAATCAATTGATTAGTGATTACAATGAAAAAATATACCCTCCAAATTTAAAATAAGTAAGTATtcatttgttttaaattttaatgtacaTCTAATTTTGTGAGAGAGACGAGAAAATGGTACGTGAAAATTTGTGACAAATAATACCCTAATCGAATTCAAACGGTCAAACATaccaaaaattaatactactatacaaCCGACAGAAAAATTGATCTGAGTTAGATGAAGATTCAAGAATCCATCAAGAAATTATGAACAATTGAAACACAAATTCGATTTTTTCATGTGCATCACTTTAGCCGGAGAAACCCTGAGTCGGTGAATTTCCTATTGATTTTTCCAGCAATTTTCTTGGTGTTTTTAAGCAACcccacttcttcttcttcttcttcaaaagTGAGCTTTCTTGAAACGCCGGCGCCGCAGTGTGGGGGGAGCAGAGGGGACCAGATGGAGCTCTGGGCGTAGTTGAAAATTTCCAAGGCGGAGTTGTCGGAGTCGTTCGACTTGGAAGGGCCGAGATACTCCACAACCGTAAAGAGTGGCAGCGGAGCGCCGCCGCAGGTGATCACAGGCATCGGAAGTGGCGGAGATGAAAATTTGTGATTAGGCGGTTTTTACTTGTCGAGAAAGAGTAGAGCAATTGAATTTGGAAGAGACACTAGCCATTATTTATAGGGTTTGGACCGCTGGCGTTGAAAGACCAGACCAATGtccaaaataatttttaataccTCTCTCTCCCAAATATTGACACACTCAATCCGAcctgagttttaaaaaatgtaatggaaagtgaattgaaagagttagtggagtgtgagtcatatttttatatattagttttataataaaatgtgagtaggaatgaattagtgaaatatggtgtccactataaaaattgtaaaaatgaaatgaaataaactTTAGagaacggacgaaaatggaaaaatgaaacaAACTTTTACATAGATAAGTAGTGGAGTACTAATTTTTGCTCactctcatttttcttttatttattcaaCAAAATTAGTACTCCGTAACACCTACAtccctaattaatttattttcaatattaatCATCAGTCATGCATGtccactttatattttttaaataattacgtATAATACTAAGTATGGACTTCAATAATGTAcagtaggagtactatataaaatatgtaaatacaTCATATAATatctataaaattaatttgaaaattctactcttaatttaaaaaatctacTTTATAAATGTTTTTACTTCCTCTGCGAATAGAGTTTCggttcattttttaaaaatacacgAGTAAAACTCATATATCattaatattttcatttatttttcctAACATTTGCTTAAACTCGTACCACCACGTCAGAAACAAATAAAACTTCTACTCGAATATGGTAAATATTTGGTAGTAGTTTAtatttgattaaataaataagttgATGATTTTATGTATATCGGGGGTTTACCGCTTAAAACTATCCACCTCAACTCCCAGATCTGCCGCCCCAGCTATGGCCGTCCGCCGCCGTATCATTACGTCCATCTCGTCTTCCACCTTCAGTTGCAATTGGTCGCGCTGCATATCCTCTTCCGCCACAAATTCGCCTCCTCTTATATACGATTACtccaataattcctcaaccaccgccgccgccgatcAATCTGTCACCCTCCAGCTCCTCTCATGGGGTCGCGGCGCCTCTGGCCAGCTCGGTGGTGGAATCGAGGAAACCAGGATATATCCGGCGCCCCTATGCACCATCATTGCCCCACCTAATTTCTCCCTATCTCGCTCAATACCCGGCCGTCTCCCCCAGCTCAGTGATGGCGAGCCGCCATTGGAGGTCGGGATTTCTTGCGGGTTGTTCCATTCGGGTCTGCTGGTGGACGGAAAGCTGTGGATTTGGGGGAAAGGTGATGGCGGCAGGCTTGGATTCGGCCATGAAACCTCGGTTTTTGTTCCTGCACGGAACCCTAATGTGGAATCTGATGTGAGAAGCATTGCTCTCGGCGGCCTCCATTCCGTCGCGCTCGATGTCCTTGGCCGCGTATTTACTTGGTCAGTGCATATTTTActgttgggtcgtgataccgccgatctcacacacgcacgaacgaggaaataaagcacgcaaacgatataacgtggttcggtgataatccacctacgtccacggagaagatgaccggaatcttattgacgaactctttacaattacaacgaactcacactcacactctaccgctcacaactGCTTGCTATCTTGAGATTTAATCTCTctgagtgtgtgtatatggtgtaattctgctctctcactactgagctctatcgagctatttatacaagatgcaatcaagaaataaaatccaactaactctatttcccaaagttagttataaccgctgctcggctaaaaccgaactgccattcttggttagcaaccgaactgcatttctcggctatcaaccgaactgcctttctcggctatcaaccgaactgcctttctcggctagctcaaagccgagctttatttcttgatctcttctcggagctgccgaggctccaccactcgatcacaaccggactcaaagccgagcttcatttccgagctcagaagccgagctccagtagtttgcatggacacactttcacaaatctccaccttgtccttgcaaaactccatcaatatctggattcccttctcaatccttgttacaagcttcaacactccacaatctcaaccaacttcaaacaatgtttgaatttcgaagttggcagagattttgtcaacatgtctgatgcattttcttcggtaggaactttcaccacattgatctttccactttgaatctcatctctgatgaagtgtctcctcacatctatatgcttcgacctctcatggaacatttgatgttttgctaaACATATAGCCGAGTTGCTGTCACAGTTAATCTTCACTGCTCCCAGCTTCATTCCTAGATCTTGTAGTATCCCTTGCAGCCATTTTCCTTCCTTTGCAGCCTCTGTTAGCGCAATATACTCAGCCTCGGTCGTAGACAATGCAACCACAGACTGTAGATTTGATTTCCAACTCACTGCTGTGCCAAATAACGTGAATATGTAGCCACTTTGGGATTTTCTGTTGTCCAAGTTGGCAGCATAATCCGAATCACAAAATCCCTCAAGAACTTCATCCTTTTCAGACCAGGCTCCACCACCAAACTTCAAACCAATCATTACAGATCCCTTTAGATACTTCAAGATCCATTTCAGCGCGGCCCAGTGCTCTCTGCCCGGGTCAGCCATGTACCTACTGGCCACGCTTATAGCATGAGCaacatccggccttgtacaaatcatcaagtacatcacaCTGCCCACTATATTCGCATAGGGTATCAGACTCATTTCCCTTCTAGCTTCATCTGTCTTTGGCTCTTGTTCTTTGCTAAGTTTGAAATGGCCTGCCAATGGAGTGGAGACTAACCTTGCATCCTTCACTTGATACTTTTCTATCACCTTCCTGATGTAATCAGCTTGAACCAACCTCAGCTCCCTTTTTCCTCTGTCTCTGATGATATCCATCCCTAGGATCCGCTTTGCCTCCCCaaggtctttcatttcaaacttcTGCTTCAGTTCCTTCTTGACAATCTGCAGCTCATTCTTGCTAGATCCAGCCAACAGgatgtcatctacatacagcAATAAGTAGGCAACTATCAGATCTCCCTTTCTCTTGATATATACACAGCTATCAAAGTttgatctctcaaaatccatcagCTCCATCTGCTCATGGAatttcttgttccactgcctactactttgcttgaggccatataggctctttttcagcaagcaaactttcttctcctctccagGTTTCTCAAAGCCTTTAGGCTGCATCATGTAGattgtttcctctagatctccatgtaaaaaggctgtcttcacatcgagttgatgcagctcccagttaaaatgagcagtcatggccaacaagatccgaatggaagtatgtttcaccactggagagaacacctctgtgtaatcaattccctccacttgtgtgaaccccctagcaaccagccttgccttaaaacgtatgctttcaacctcccccacctctacCTTCTTTTTGAACAAccatttgcaactgatcagTTTCTGTATCCCTGGATCAATCACCAAAACCCAAGTTCCATTTTTCAATAGGGACtcaatttcttcttccatggccttgatccatttctgactttccttgcaactcatggcttcttcataggtcGAGGGCTCTGAAAACATGAGTACTTCTGCTACAcatagagcaaagaagctcatatCATAATCTGAAAACCTACTAGGCAAGCCTGCATTCCTCCTCGGATTCCTTCTAATTTCCTGACTTGCAGCAGCTTGCTCCATTGGTGGATCATGATCACTCACATCCTGAGCTGGTTGAGGATTAAgtactccaccttcttcttgattttctgtaaTATCAGCATCCTCATCTGTACCTGTCCCACCAGATCCTTCACCAAACTCAAAGCTCTGCATACTAGAGCTGCTGCCACCATCAGAGGCTCTTCCATTTTTCTTGAATGGCATTTCTTCTTCATTGAATATTACATCTCTGCTCACTATAACATTCTGACCTTCTCCATCCAAGTTCCACAATCTGTATCCCTTCACACCATCTTGGTATCCTAACATTGCACATTTCTTGGCTCTTGGTTCTAATTTATTCTGCCTTATATGTGCATAAGCTGCACATCCAAAAATCTTCAATGCAGAATAATCTCCCAAGCtcccataccatctctgatctgGGGTCTCATCAGAGATTGCTGAAGAAGGACACTTATTGATGAGAGCAGCTGCAGTAGAAACGGCCTCTGCCCAAAActtctttggcattccagaatAAAATAGCATACATCTCACTTTCTctagcaatgtcctattcattctctctgCCAACCCGTTTTGTTGGGGGTTTCTTGGCACTGTCCTATGTCTCCTTATTCCCTTCTCCTTACAGAAGCTATCAAATTCAGTAGACAGAAACtccatgccattatcagtcctaAGATATTTCAGCACTGACCCTTTCTCATTCTCATATCTAGCATGCCATTCTCTAAACTTCTCAAATGCTTGGGACTTCTCTTTCAGGATATATATCCATACTTTTCTTGAataatcatctatgatggagatgaaatacttacctccacctatggattcagtTGGAGATGGCCCCCAAaggtcactgtgggcatacacaaaGGGTGCGGTTGAAGTGTGCTTCCCACCAGTGAATGGCAGCTTCTTCGCCTTTCCAAGAATGCAAGATTCACACTTACTCAGTTTCTCTGATGTACCTAACTTCATCACACCACGTTTTGCCAGCTGcctgatgcccttttcacccACATGTCCCAGCCTAGCATGCCAAATATTAAGATTCTCTGACTGAGCAACATTCACTGCATCAACCACTGTCTCTCCCAGCAAGTAGTACAAGCTATTCT is part of the Salvia splendens isolate huo1 chromosome 6, SspV2, whole genome shotgun sequence genome and encodes:
- the LOC121808471 gene encoding protein FAR-RED IMPAIRED RESPONSE 1-like isoform X3, whose protein sequence is MVDFEDNVEGGEQSIASNVVDIVDAAKSREGQVSSSSRRDAGGIEGDTFEPHDGIEFDSHEAAYSFYQEYAKSMGFTTSIKNSRRSKKTKEFIDAKFACSRYGVTPESESGVSRRPSVKKTDCKASMHVKKKRDGKWYIHEFVKEHNHELLPALAYHFRIHRNVKLAEKSNIDILYAVSERTRKMYVEMSRQAIVSQNCCLTKNEFDHQFDRGRFLALEEGDAQVVLEYFVQIQKENPCFFYAIDLNEDQRVRNLFWVDAKSRKDYATFNDVVFFDTSYTESSEKMPIALFLGVNHHFQPMMLGCALLADETKPTFVWLIKTWLRAMGGQSPKVIISDQDKQLKSAIEEVMPYSRHCFALWHILERVPETLAHVLKKHENFMKKFNKCIFKSLTDEEFDMRWWKMVSRFELQENEWIHSIYVDRKKWVPSFMRDTFLAGMSPHQRSDSVNSYFDKYIHKKINLKEFVRQYGAIIQNQYEDEDMADFETWHKQPALKSPSPWEKQMSAIYTHAIFRRFQIEVLGVVGCHPKKEKEYGGNTTFRVDDCEKNENFVVTWNEAKVEVSCSCLMFEYKGFLCRHAMIVLQICGLSRIPSQYILKRWTKDAKNKQMLVEGTERIRNRIQRYNDLCKRAIGLGEEGSLSEENYNIACRALVEALKSCVNINNENPAECSSNTGGLRFTEEEDLLLPPAKTIRKNNTSKKRKTQPEPEAVAIDTQDGLQRMEPLSSEGIPLNGYYGSQQHVHGLLNLMEPPNDTFYVGQQTMQGLGQLHSLASSHDSFYGAQQSMPAMGHLDFRQPTYTYGIQDEQSIRPAQLPGTARHA
- the LOC121808471 gene encoding protein FAR-RED IMPAIRED RESPONSE 1-like isoform X6, whose protein sequence is MVDFEDNVEGGEQSIASNVVDIVDAAKSREGQVSSSSRRDAGGIEGDTFEPHDGIEFDSHEAAYSFYQEYAKSMGFTTSIKNSRRSKKTKEFIDAKFACSRYGVTPESESGVSRRPSVKKTDCKASMHVKKKRDGKWYIHEFVKEHNHELLPALAYHFRIHRNVKLAEKSNIDILYAVSERTRKMYVEMSRQAIVSQNCCLTKNEFDHQFDRGRFLALEEGDAQVVLEYFVQIQKENPCFFYAIDLNEDQRVRNLFWVDAKSRKDYATFNDVVFFDTSYTESSEKMPIALFLGVNHHFQPMMLGCALLADETKPTFVWLIKTWLRAMGGQSPKVIISDQDKQLKSAIEEVMPYSRHCFALWHILERVPETLAHVLKKHENFMKKFNKCIFKSLTDEEFDMRWWKMVSRFELQENEWIHSIYVDRKKWVPSFMRDTFLAGMSPHQRSDSVNSYFDKYIHKKINLKEFVRQYGAIIQNQYEDEDMADFETWHKQPALKSPSPWEKQMSAIYTHAIFRRFQIEVLGVVGCHPKKEKEYGGNTTFRVDDCEKNENFVVTWNEAKVEVSCSCLMFEYKGFLCRHAMIVLQICGLSRIPSQYILKRWTKDAKNKQMLVEGTERIRNRIQRYNDLCKRAIGLGEEGSLSEENYNIACRALVEALKSCVNINNENPAECSSNTGGLRFTEEEDLLLPPAKTIRKNNTSKKRKTQPEPEAVAIDTQDGLQRMEPLSSEGIPLNGYYGSQQHVHGLLNLMEPPNDTFYVGQQTMQGLVGSLSCSLYIYVPEGTWILDNRHTLMAFRMSKVLDQHSCLDAG
- the LOC121808471 gene encoding protein FAR-RED IMPAIRED RESPONSE 1-like isoform X2 — translated: MVDFEDNVEGGEQSIASNVVDIVDAAKSREGQVSSSSRRDAGGIEGDTFEPHDGIEFDSHEAAYSFYQEYAKSMGFTTSIKNSRRSKKTKEFIDAKFACSRYGVTPESESGVSRRPSVKKTDCKASMHVKKKRDGKWYIHEFVKEHNHELLPALAYHFRIHRNVKLAEKSNIDILYAVSERTRKMYVEMSRQAIVSQNCCLTKNEFDHQFDRGRFLALEEGDAQVVLEYFVQIQKENPCFFYAIDLNEDQRVRNLFWVDAKSRKDYATFNDVVFFDTSYTESSEKMPIALFLGVNHHFQPMMLGCALLADETKPTFVWLIKTWLRAMGGQSPKVIISDQDKQLKSAIEEVMPYSRHCFALWHILERVPETLAHVLKKHENFMKKFNKCIFKSLTDEEFDMRWWKMVSRFELQENEWIHSIYVDRKKWVPSFMRDTFLAGMSPHQRSDSVNSYFDKYIHKKINLKEFVRQYGAIIQNQYEDEDMADFETWHKQPALKSPSPWEKQMSAIYTHAIFRRFQIEVLGVVGCHPKKEKEYGGNTTFRVDDCEKNENFVVTWNEAKVEVSCSCLMFEYKGFLCRHAMIVLQICGLSRIPSQYILKRWTKDAKNKQMLVEGTERIRNRIQRYNDLCKRAIGLGEEGSLSEENYNIACRALVEALKSCVNINNENPAECSSNTGGLRFTEEEDLLLPPAKTIRKNNTSKKRKTQPEPEAVAIDTQDGLQRMEPLSSEGIPLNGYYGSQQHVHGLLNLMEPPNDTFYVGQQTMQGLVGSLSCSLYIYVPEGTWILDNRHTLMAFRMSKVLDQHSCLDEDNDLDDLVFDDDDLRWMDVGRASGASEAVYHTRGSTSTREQASSSMRAYTLVDNEDDSENINLVVSDEGEEDLPLSDDDII
- the LOC121808471 gene encoding protein FAR-RED IMPAIRED RESPONSE 1-like isoform X4, translated to MVDFEDNVEGGEQSIASNVVDIVDAAKSREGQVSSSSRRDAGGIEGDTFEPHDGIEFDSHEAAYSFYQEYAKSMGFTTSIKNSRRSKKTKEFIDAKFACSRYGVTPESESGVSRRPSVKKTDCKASMHVKKKRDGKWYIHEFVKEHNHELLPALAYHFRIHRNVKLAEKSNIDILYAVSERTRKMYVEMSRQAIVSQNCCLTKNEFDHQFDRGRFLALEEGDAQVVLEYFVQIQKENPCFFYAIDLNEDQRVRNLFWVDAKSRKDYATFNDVVFFDTSYTESSEKMPIALFLGVNHHFQPMMLGCALLADETKPTFVWLIKTWLRAMGGQSPKVIISDQDKQLKSAIEEVMPYSRHCFALWHILERVPETLAHVLKKHENFMKKFNKCIFKSLTDEEFDMRWWKMVSRFELQENEWIHSIYVDRKKWVPSFMRDTFLAGMSPHQRSDSVNSYFDKYIHKKINLKEFVRQYGAIIQNQYEDEDMADFETWHKQPALKSPSPWEKQMSAIYTHAIFRRFQIEVLGVVGCHPKKEKEYGGNTTFRVDDCEKNENFVVTWNEAKVEVSCSCLMFEYKGFLCRHAMIVLQICGLSRIPSQYILKRWTKDAKNKQMLVEGTERIRNRIQRYNDLCKRAIGLGEEGSLSEENYNIACRALVEALKSCVNINNENPAECSSNTGGLRFTEEEDLLLPPAKTIRKNNTSKKRKTQPEPEAVAIDTQDGLQRMEPLSSEGIPLNGYYGSQQHVHGLLNLMEPPNDTFYVGQQTMQGLVGSLSCSLYIYVPEGTWILDNRHTLMAFRMSKVLDQHSCLVRLDMLENVLHL